In the Theobroma cacao cultivar B97-61/B2 chromosome 1, Criollo_cocoa_genome_V2, whole genome shotgun sequence genome, one interval contains:
- the LOC18611335 gene encoding inactive LRR receptor-like serine/threonine-protein kinase BIR2, whose protein sequence is MGLLIIFLLTCAALPLASSDPNDEACLTHLSESLKDPAKNLQNWTKSTFANPCSGFTSYLPGAICNNGRIYKLSLTNLSLQGSISPFLSNCTNLQSLDLSSNSISGPIPQDLQYLVNLAVLNLSSNRLEGEIPPQLTLCAYLNVIDLHDNLLTGQIPQQLGLLARLSAFDVSYNKLSGPIPAYLGNRSGNLPRFNASSFEGNKDLYGFPLPPMKSKGLSVLAIVGIGLGSGLASLVLSFTGVCIWLKITEQKMAAEEGKSSQFMPEY, encoded by the coding sequence atgggTCTGCTAATTATCTTCCTGCTAACGTGCGCTGCACTTCCATTAGCTTCATCAGATCCAAACGACGAGGCTTGCTTGACTCACTTAAGCGAATCCTTGAAAGACCCGGCAAAGAACCTGCAAAACTGGACCAAATCCACCTTTGCAAACCCTTGCAGCGGTTTCACTTCTTATCTCCCTGGTGCCATTTGTAACAATGGTCGAATCTACAAGCTTTCCCTTACAAACCTCTCTCTCCAAGGCTCTATCTCACCTTTTCTCTCGAACTGTACCAATCTTCAGTCTCTTGACTTATCTTCAAACTCCATCTCAGGTCCTATCCCGCAAGATTTACAATATTTGGTGAACCTGGCAGTGTTGAATCTTTCATCAAATCGTCTTGAAGGAGAGATCCCTCCACAGCTTACATTATGTGCTTATTTAAATGTCATTGATCTTCATGACAATTTACTTACTGGTCAGATTCCTCAACAACTAGGCCTTCTAGCAAGGCTGTCAGCTTTTGATGTTTCTTACAACAAGCTTTCAGGGCCTATACCAGCCTATTTAGGGAACAGAAGTGGGAATTTACCAAGGTTCAATGCTAGTTCTTTTGAAGGAAATAAGGATCTTTATGGATTCCCTTTACCACCTATGAAAAGTAAAGGGTTGTCGGTTTTGGCCATTGTTGGGATCGGATTGGGAAGTGGACTTGCTAGTTTGGTGCTTAGTTTTACTGGAGTTTGTATCTGGTTGAAGATTACAGAGCAAAAGATGGCTGCTGAAGAAGGGAAGAGTAGTCAGTTTATGCCTGAGTATTAA
- the LOC18611333 gene encoding AP2-like ethylene-responsive transcription factor ANT: MKSMSNDDNNNNNTNWLGFSLSPHMKMEVTNQDPRHQTQSASVSAAAAGVTTAVPSSFFHSPSHLNYGLYYGVEGENGGLYSHFSAMPLKSDGSLCLMEALGRSQPQAMVPTSTPKLEDFFGAATMGSHHYESGDREAMALSLDSMYYHHNPDHEHNNQTCLDHLQQSSRQQHQQQIQVQQYQYYSGYRNQELLLGEEAKETHVTDCNLQLPTMADDAAPGMKNWVSRNYSTDHAMPQKMIGCMGDNGAESGSIGAMAYGDLQSLSLSMSPGSQSSCVTGSQQISPSATDYAAMDTKKRGPENVDQKQIVHRKSIDTFGQRTSQYRGVTRHRWTGRYEAHLWDNSCKKEGQSRKGRQVYLGGYDMEEKAARAYDLAALKYWGPSTHINFPLENYQKELEEMKNMTRQEYVAHLRRKSSGFSRGASMYRGVTRHHQHGRWQARIGRVAGNKDLYLGTFSTQEEAAEAYDIAAIKFRGVNAVTNFDITRYDVERIMASNTLLAGELARRNKEIGPGNEAVSRNLLTDNSSGDTNISPKNNESQPDWKMALYQSSQQLEQKQPNMIEYKTQTFSLAPENVVAIDTISSGQREVDDSSKMGTHHLSNASSLVTSLSSSREGSPDRSSLPMPFAIPPPASKLFTGSATTVNSWIPSAQLRPALSMPHMPVFAAWTDS, from the exons atgaagtccatgagtaATGATGATAACAACAATAACAATACTAACTGGTTaggtttctctctctctcctcacATGAAAATGGAGGTTACTAATCAAGACCCTCGTCACCAAACACAGTCTGCTTCTGTCTCCGCCGCTGCTGCTGGTGTTACCACAGCAGTTCCATCAAGTTTTTTCCACTCTCCATCCCATCTTAATTATGGACTTTATTATGGAGTTGAAGGAGAAAATGGTGGCTTGTATTCTCACTTTTCTGCGATGCCACTTAAGTCTGATGGGTCTCTTTGTTTAATGGAAGCTCTTGGCAGGTCACAGCCACAAG CAATGGTTCCTACTTCAACTCCAAAACTGGAGGATTTCTTTGGGGCTGCAACCATGGGGTCCCATCACTATGAAAGCGGTGACAGAGAAGCCATGGCTCTAAGTTTGGACAGCATGTATTACCATCATAACCCGGACCATGAGCACAACAACCAAACTTGCCTCGACCATCTGCAACAGTCCTCCAGGCAGCAGCACCAACAGCAGATTCAGGTCCAACAATACCAATATTACTCAGGATATAGAAACCAAGAACTGTTACTAGGAGAAGAAGCGAAAGAAACCCATGTTACAGATTGCAATCTTCAGCTCCCAACAATGGCAGATGATGCGGCACCTGGCATGAAAAACTGGGTTTCGAGAAACTACTCGACTGACCATGCAATGCCTCAGAAGATGATCGGCTGCATGGGTGATAATGGAGCTGAATCTGGCTCTATCGGTGCAATGGCATATGGAGATTTACAGTCTTTGAGCTTGTCCATGAGTCCTGGCTCACAATCAAGCTGTGTTACTGGTTCACAGCAAATCTCACCTTCTGCAACTGACTATGCAGCCATGGATACCAAGAAAAGAGGGCCTGAGAATGTAGATCAGAAGCAAATTGTCCACAGAAAATCCATTGATACTTTTGGGCAGAGAACCTCTCAATATAGAGGTGTTACAAG ACATAGATGGACGGGAAGATATGAAGCCCATCTATGGGACAACAGTTGCAAGAAAGAAGGGCAGAGCAGAAAAGGAAGACAAG TTTATCTAG GGGGTTATGACATGGAGGAGAAAGCTGCAAGAGCTTATGATCTAGCTGCACTCAAGTATTGGGGACCCTCCACTCACATAAACTTCCCA TTGGAAAATTACCAAAAAGAACTTGAGGAAATGAAGAACATGACTAGACAGGAGTATGTTGCTCACTTGAGAAG GAAAAGCAGTGGTTTCTCAAGGGGAGCTTCAATGTACAGAGGAGTGACAAG ACATCATCAACATGGAAGATGGCAGGCTAGGATAGGCAGAGTTGCAGGGAACAAGGATCTTTATCTTGGAACATTTA GCACTCAAGAAGAAGCAGCTGAGGCTTATGACATAGCGGCTATCAAATTCCGTGGGGTGAATGCTGTGACTAACTTTGATATAACGAGGTACGATGTGGAAAGAATCATGGCAAGCAATACCCTTCTTGCCGGAGAACTCGCTAGGCGAAACAAAGAAATAGGACCTGGAAATGAGGCCGTCAGTCGCAACCTTTTAACTGATAACAGCAGCGGTGATACCAATATTTCGCCCAAGAACAATGAGAGTCAACCAGACTGGAAAATGGCCCTCTATCAGTCCTCCCAACAACTTGAGCAAAAACAGCCTAACATGATTGAGTACAAGACTCAGACTTTCTCTTTGGCCCCAGAAAACGTGGTTGCCATTGACACAATCAGCTCAGGCCAGAGAGAGGTGGATGATTCAAGCAAGATGGGGACTCATCACTTGTCCAATGCTTCTTCATTGGTGACTAGTTTGAGCAGCTCGAGAGAAGGTAGCCCAGATAGAAGCAGCCTACCAATGCCGTTTGCCATACCTCCTCCAGCATCCAAGTTGTTCACTGGTTCAGCAACTACTGTGAATTCTTGGATTCCTTCAGCTCAGCTGAGGCCTGCACTCTCCATGCCTCACATGCCAGTTTTTGCTGCCTGGACAGATTCATAG